A segment of the Oncorhynchus keta strain PuntledgeMale-10-30-2019 unplaced genomic scaffold, Oket_V2 Un_contig_17534_pilon_pilon, whole genome shotgun sequence genome:
ATCTAGAGTCAAAGATGCCCTGCTATTGACACACTAGTGcagaacaacatccccaccaAACAATGTAATATGATTAGTAGATGTAATCTAGAGTCAAAGATGCCCTGCTATTGACACACTAGTGcagaacaacatccccaccaAACAATGTAATATGATTAGTAGATGTAATCTAGAGTCAAAGATGCCCTGCTATTGACACACTAGtgctgaacaacatccccaccaAACAATGTTTAGTAGATGTAATCTAGAGTCAAAGATGCCCTGCTATTGACACACTAGtgctgaacaacatccccaccaAACAATGTAACATGATTAGTAGAGTCAAAGATGTCCTGCTATTGACACACTAGTgcagaacaacatccccacaaaaCAAAACATGTTTAATGTAGAGTCAAAGATGTCCTGCTATGTTTAGTAGATGTAATCTAGAGTCAAAGATGCCCTGCTATTGACACACTAGTGcagaacaacatccccaccaAACAATGTAATATGATTAGTAGATGTAATCTAGAGTCAAAGATGCCCTGCTATTGACACACTAGTGcagaacaacatccccaccaAACAATGTAATATGATTAGTAGATGTAATCTAGAGTCAAAGATGCCCTGCTATTGACACACTAGTGcagaacaacatccccaccaAACAATGTAATATGATTAGTAGATGTAATCTAGAGTCAAAGATGCCCTGCTATTGACACACTAGtgctgaacaacatccccaccaAACAATGTTTAGTAGATGTAATCTAGAGTCAAAGATGCCCTGCTATTGACACACTAGtgctgaacaacatccccaccaAACAATGTAACATGATTAGTAGAGTCAAAGATGTCCTGCTATTGACACACTAGtgctgaacaacatccccacaaaaCAATGTAACATGTTTAGTAGGTGTAATCTAGAGTCAAAGATGTCCTGCTATTGACACACTAGTGcagaacaacatccccaccaAACAATGTAATATGTTTAGTAGATGTAATCTAGAGTCAAAGATGCCCTGCTATTGACACACTAGtgctgaacaacatccccaccaAACAATGTTTAGTAGATGTAATCTAGAGTCAAAGATGCCCTGCTATTGACACACTAGTGCAGAACAACATCCTCACCAAACAATGTAACATGTTTAGTAGATGTAATCTAGAGTCAAAGATGCCCTGCTATTGACACACTAGTGCAGAACAACATCCCCACCTGGAACAAGGTCATTTGTATATTATTAACAAAAGTCTAGTTTCATTGTATGTTATCTGACACCATAACttaataaggaaatgtgaaatgaagtATTATGTGTCATAGCTGACTAAGATCACGAATGGTCAGAGATAGTGAAATAAAACGCAGTCAATAACACTGTAAAATGAATTAAATCCatgatatatatacacatatagaaACCATGGAATAGTAGGTGTAAAATGAATTAAAtccatgatatatatatatatatatatatatatatatatatatatatatatatatagaaaccatggaaaccatggaataGTAGGTGTGTCCTACTATTGGCACAGCAtaatagttgatgtcttcactgttattctacaatgtagaaaatagtacgaataaagacaaaccctttaATGTGTAGGTGGATCCAAACTGTTGATTTAAGGCAAAATCATAAAGTTACAAGGTAATATTATCAAAGTATTGTTGTCATggttatcaatcaatcaatcaatatatatatttttttaaattaatcaaTAGTTAGCAGAAAGTGGACAGACAGCCACCAATCACAGTGGGAGGGattttgaagaagaaaaaaaataaaagcaCATGTATTCAGCCAATCAGTGGGTTCAGGAAGTGGTCTTAAAGCCAATGAATGAGTTGGAGGAGCAGCACAACCACCAAGGCACTTCCAGCAGTCTGACAGGAAGCTCCTGAGGAGGGAAACAGATGtttaggctgcgtttacacaggcaacaCAATTCTGATCATTTCACAATAATtttattttataataataatattatttggCATGTCTGATATACATCTGAATTTTTTTTCCCAATATGTAAACAGCTCGAAAAACGACATGAGTTTATCTTTTGATTTAATTAAACTACATTCATATGTGGATCTCAATCCTGATACAATTCCCATACTCCATATACAAGGATGCTCAgattcatttatttttttacactgaAGTGGTTTTGCATATGACCTACCGTTACCAAGACTACCACCCCAAAGTTTAacggaacagagagaggaaatgagcaTTGCATCCTTCCTCTgctccaagatggcatagcagtttaAATGTCTTTTGTCCTTGtccgtatatatatatgtatatatttacaaCCTTCTTCGCAtacctttttatatatattttttattttctataaactcatcttcaaaacactctcctgaaTAGTCATGATTACAAAGTTGACCTGCTCTATGTTAGCAGTATATGGGGGGACACATCGTATAGTCATGATTACAGAGTTGACCTGCTCTATGTTAGCAGTATATGGGGGGCACATCGTATAGTCATGATTACAGAGTTGACCTGCTCTATGTTAGCAGTATATGGGGGGGACACATCGTATAGTCATGATTACAGAGTTGACCTGCTCTATGTCAGCAGTATATGGGGGACACATCGAATAGTCATGATTACAGAGTTGACCTGCTCTATGTTAGCAGTATATGGGGGGCACATCGTATAGTCATGATTACAGAGTTGACCTGCTCTATGTCAGCAGTATATGGGGGGACATCGTATAGTCATGATTACAGAGTTGACCTGCTCTATGTTAGCAGTATATGGGGGGGACACATCGTATAGTCATGATTACAGAGTTGACCTGCTCTATGTTAGCAGTATATGGGGGGGACACATCGTATAGTCATGATTACAGAGTTGACCTGCTCTATGTTAGCAGTATATGGGGGGACACATCGTATAGTCATGATTACAGAGTTGACCTGCTCTATGTTAGCAGTATATGGGGGGGCACATCGTATAGTCATGATTACAGAGTTGACCTGCTCTATGTTAGCAGTATATGGGGGGACACATCGTATAGTCATGATTACAGAGTTGACCTGCTCTATGTTAGCAGTATATGGGGGGACACATCGTATAGTCATGATTACAGAGTTGACCTGCTCTATGTTAGCAGTATATGGGGGGACACATCGTATAGTCATGATTACAGAGTTGACCTGCTCTATGTCAGCAGTATATGGGGGGACACATCGAATAGTCATGATTACAAAGTTGACCTGCTCTATGTTAGCAGTATATGGGGGGACATCGTATAGTCATGATTATAGAGTTGACCTGCTCTATGTTAGCAGTATATGGGGGGACATCGAATAGTCATGATTACAGAGTTGACCTGCTCTATGTTAGCAGTATATGGGGGGACATCGTATAGTCATGATTCAGAGTTGACCTGCTCTATGTTAGCAGTATATGGGGGGACACATTGAATAGTCATGATTACAGAGTTGACCTGCTCTATGTTAGCAGTATATGGGGGGACATTGAATAGTCATGATTGCAGAGTTGACCTGCTCTATGTTAGCAGTATATGGGGGGGACATCGTATAGTCATGATTACAGAGTTGACCTGCTCTATGTTATCAGTATATGGGGGACACATCACAGTAGTCATTTGGTCAGAGTTGACCTTCTCTATGAAAGGTCATGTATATTGGGGGGCACATCGTATAGTCATGATTGCAGAGTTGACCTGGTCTATGTTAGCAGTATAGGAGGGGGGACATTGAATAGTCATGATTGCAGAGGTTGACCTGCTCTATGTTAGCAGTATATGGGGGGGGACAGAGGTATAGTCATGATCTGTGTCAGGTTTCAAATAACATAAACACACCTGGAATGTCAACATCACAGTGCTTTGTGTTGAGTAAAATACCAGTGATTATGTGACAAGGGTCATGGTCACAGAGGTAATTGGGCTTGTCATGACAAGGAGAGCATGGTCACAGAGGTAATAGGAGAGCAGAGCATGGTCACAGAGGTAATAGGAGGGCTTGTCATGACAAGGGAGAGCATGGTCACAGAGGTAATAGGAGAGCTTGTCATTACAAGGAGAGCATGGTCACAGAGGTAATAGGAGAGCTTGTCATTACAAGGAGAGCATGGTCACAGAGGTAATAGGAGAGCTTGTCATGACAAGGAGAGCATGGTCACAGAGGTAATACCATGGGCTTGTCATGACAAGGAGAGCATGGTCACAGAGGTAATGGGAGGGCTTGTCATGACAAGGAGAGCATGGTCACAGAGGTAATAGGAGGGCAATCAATCTTCATGACAAGGAGAGCATGGTCACAAAGAGGTATCCATCCAGGAGGGCTTGTCATGACAAGTACAGGTGCTGCATGGTCACAGAGGTAATAGGAGGGCTTGTCATTACAAGGAGAGCATGGTCACAGAGGTAATAGGAGGCTTGTCATTACAAGGTTGGGAGCGGCGGTCACAGAGGTAATAGGGGGAGGGTTAGCTTGTCATGACAAGGAGAGTGCGGTCACTGAGGTTTTTCATTATACCATGTGATCTGAGGAAGAGATTGTTtcatttttaatatatatatttttccaaaACAGGACCTTGATTCGACAGACCAAGAGATGAGAAACAATCTATCAACCTACCAACCAAAACCAAACTATCATCCAACTAACCTAACAACCAATCAATCTTAACTtaccaaccatccaaccaatcttTCAACAAAaccaatcatccatccatctcaaTGTGAGATAACAGTACAGGTGCTGAAACAAGTTGATTAATCTCCAGAGTGAGACTTGGCCATGTTGGTGATGGTCAAGTTCTCTTCCATGGGGTTAACGGCTTGGGGGAGCAACCAATGACGAACAGGGTTGATTTGAGcagataaagagagatgagaaacaagttgattaatgagagataaaagagatgagaaacaagttgattaatgagagataaagagagagagagaaacaagttGATTAATGAGAGATAACGAGAGATGAGAAACCTCCAAGTTGAttaatgagagataaagagagatgctcatggagaaaagagagatgagaaacaaGTTGATTAATGAGAGATAAAGGAGTGATCTGAGAGCAAGTTGATtcatgagagataaagagagatgagaaacaagttgattaatgagagataaagagagatgagaaacaagttgattaatgagagataaagagagatgagaaacaagttgattaatgagagataaagagagatgagaaacaagttgattaatgagagataaagagagatgagaaacaagttgattaatgagagataaagagagatgagaaacaagttgattaatgagagataaagagagatgagaaacaagttgattcatgagagataaagagagatgagaaacaaGTTGATTCATGAGAGAAAATGAAGTGAAAACAACATCTGTCAACGTCATGACTCGTCTGGTGTCTAACTAACTGTTGTACTAAATGTGTGAAGACAGAGAACCAGAAGGACTCACAGTGCACGTTGATGTTGAGGCGGTTTGAGTCCATTACAGGAGGAGGTTGGGGTCCCTCTGGTCCCAGATCCAACATGGCTGAACACAACAACTGGGCCCCGTCATCATCTCTACCAGGGGTGAAGTCCAGGGTGAAGGTCCCATTCTGTGGTGTCTTGATGTTGTCCTTGGATTTATGTTGTGTGTCTAATTCTGTCTGTTCACCAGTGGCACTGACTTTGTAGAAGGACACCGTGAGTCTCCCAATAGGAGCGATGTTCTGGACAAGACACTGTAGCAGGTACTGATCCCCCTCAACCATCGGATCAGGGTACTTCCTGTAGCTGATGGAGACACGGTCTGGAAGCTCTGTGGAGGAATGGAAA
Coding sequences within it:
- the LOC127919800 gene encoding intercellular adhesion molecule 3-like; this encodes MGWEATQGGVGLTDNKVKFLRWRVDSVTDWKIKPTCFTEGGQCQKQLDITVYKLPDRVSISYRKYPDPMVEGDQYLLQCLVQNIAPIGRLTVSFYKVSATGEQTELDTQHKSKDNIKTPQNGTFTLDFTPGRDDDGAQLLCSAMLDLGPEGPQPPPVMDSNRLNINVHSVNPMEENLTITNMAKSHSGD